From one Phycodurus eques isolate BA_2022a chromosome 19, UOR_Pequ_1.1, whole genome shotgun sequence genomic stretch:
- the metrn gene encoding meteorin: MHLLGIYTIWILFHTALCNYSEDQCSWRGSGLSQQQGSVEQISLHCSEGTLDWLYPKGALRLTLSPRLPSVAVGPGGGGSGLVTACVKPSEHFHGAQLYLERDGVLELLVGDRPESSPPPRVRCFSRLPGEKVALFMQATPHQDISRRIASFRYELRGDWTARLSLDSNHISTVEACRPCNDTEILMAVCTSDFVVRGNIRSVGEDENLRAAVIKVGATRVFRQKYALFTGNGRAAARGDIRTLLRCGVKPGPGSFLFTGRVHFGEAWLGCAPRYKDFLQAYTAAKAAQQIPCELPVD; the protein is encoded by the exons ATGCATCTTTTGGGGATTTACACCATTTGGATTTTATTCCACACAGCACTGTGCAACTATTCCGAGGATCAGTGTAGCTGGAGAGGGAG tGGTTTGTCCCAGCAGCAAGGCAGCGTGGAGCAGATCTCCCTCCACTGCTCCGAGGGCACCCTAGACTGGCTGTACCCCAAAGGAGCCCTCCGCCTCACCCTGTCCCCCCGCCTGCCCTCCGTGGCGGTGGGCCCCGGGGGCGGCGGCTCGGGCCTCGTCACGGCCTGCGTCAAGCCCTCTGAGCATTTCCACGGCGCCCAGCTCTACCTGGAGAGGGACGGCGTCCTGGAGCTCCTGGTAGGGGACCGGCCCGAGTCGTCCCCCCCGCCGAGGGTGCGTTGCTTCAGCCGCCTGCCGGGTGAGAAGGTGGCTCTCTTCATGCAAGCGACGCCTCACCAAGACATCAGCCGGCGCATCGCCTCCTTCCGATATGAACTGCGAGGGGACTGGACCGCACGCCTGTCGTTGGACTCCAACCACATCAGTACTGTCG AAGCGTGCAGACCCTGCAACGACACGGAGATCCTCATGGCCGTGTGCACCAGTGACTTTG TGGTGCGCGGCAACATCAGGTCCGTGGGGGAGGACGAGAACCTCCGCGCCGCGGTCATCAAGGTCGGCGCCACTCGGGTCTTCCGCCAAAAGTACGCCCTCTTCACCGGCAACGGCCGCGCGGCCGCCCGGGGGGACATCCGCACCCTGCTGCGGTGCGGCGTCAAACCGGGCCCCGGCAGCTTCCTCTTCACCGGTCGGGTCCACTTCGGCGAGGCCTGGTTGGGCTGCGCCCCGCGCTACAAGGACTTCCTGCAGGCTTACACCGCGGCCAAAGCGGCCCAGCAGATTCCGTGTGAACTTCCCGTGGACTGA